From a region of the Corallococcus coralloides DSM 2259 genome:
- a CDS encoding heavy metal translocating P-type ATPase, which yields MSEQKKSGSRFGSLNIKGLKEAPAGGNAVQRHVHGPGCNHEHSHDPDEVDGKTHVHTAACAHGHDHGHAHAHGEPHVHGASCSHGHDHGHDHHGHAHSQRVIRPPAHRPAEGGGSALQLDLEGTLPGETDDQGRFARLEAALESQHGITDVHLRRDAGHAEVCIHYQPSLVSVSKLVTLAQKTGAQVAARYLHHTWFVRGMDSADAAQVIEHAVSKMKGVLTASVAYASERLVIEYDKEELKLPDVEARVKSLGYGLEVPMAGHACSHHAHGGGLAPLLELPLVVISGVLLAAGFVVEHFALAPQLVATVLWALSMASGGFFAIRGSVQSIAQLRIDIETMMVVAALGAAVLGAWFEGAFLLFLFSAGHALEHRAMEKARRSIEALGQLRPEVARVRRGSEVVEVPVADVKRGERIVVRPGDRVPLDGVILEGKSSLDQAAITGESMPVARKPGDEVFSGTINCEAALEVEVTRLSSESVLARVVDMVAQAEAQKGKRQRFAQRLERTVAPLVMASAVVFPVVLVLTGTPMKEAVLRAVGLLVAASPCALAISTPSAVLSAVASAARGGVLIKGGIYLELLSGIRAIAFDKTGTLTVGRPRLLSTWAAPGVTREELLGTAAGVEALSAHPLAKAVVDGAAASRIAVPAGRDLEAIHGQGIRAKVGDDAVEVGSTALFAGEAIPEEVTAEVARLEAAGQTTMVVRRAGRYLGVLGVADTLRGGARQVVQALKEGGIERTVMLSGDNALVARSIAQQVGLDEAKAPLMPADKVTAVKELGRTHPVAMVGDGVNDAPALAAAAVGVAMGGAGSDAALETADVVLMSDDLAKLPFALELSKRATAVMKQNLVIALGVSAVLVVAAVLGLTRISQAVVLHEGSTLLVVFNGLRLLAFRPKTPASPPQPATGPQPAAG from the coding sequence ATGTCGGAGCAGAAGAAGAGCGGGTCGCGGTTCGGTTCGTTGAACATCAAGGGCCTCAAGGAGGCGCCGGCAGGCGGCAACGCCGTGCAGCGCCACGTCCACGGCCCGGGGTGCAACCACGAGCACAGTCATGACCCCGACGAGGTGGACGGCAAGACCCACGTGCACACTGCCGCCTGCGCCCATGGCCACGACCACGGGCACGCGCATGCGCACGGCGAGCCCCACGTTCACGGCGCTTCCTGCTCCCATGGCCACGATCACGGGCATGACCACCACGGGCATGCCCACTCCCAGCGCGTCATCCGTCCGCCGGCCCACCGTCCGGCGGAAGGTGGCGGCTCGGCGCTCCAGTTGGACCTGGAGGGCACGCTGCCGGGAGAGACGGACGACCAGGGCCGCTTCGCGCGGCTGGAGGCGGCGCTGGAGTCGCAGCACGGCATCACCGACGTGCACCTGCGCCGCGACGCCGGCCACGCGGAGGTGTGCATCCACTATCAGCCGTCGCTGGTGAGCGTGTCGAAGCTGGTCACGCTCGCGCAGAAGACGGGCGCGCAGGTGGCCGCGCGCTACCTGCATCACACCTGGTTCGTGCGCGGGATGGACTCCGCGGACGCGGCCCAGGTCATCGAGCACGCCGTCTCCAAGATGAAGGGCGTGCTCACCGCCAGCGTCGCGTACGCCAGCGAGCGACTGGTCATCGAATACGACAAGGAGGAGCTGAAGCTTCCGGACGTGGAGGCCCGGGTGAAGTCGCTCGGGTACGGGCTGGAAGTGCCCATGGCGGGCCACGCCTGTTCGCACCACGCGCACGGCGGCGGCCTGGCGCCGCTGTTGGAGCTGCCCCTGGTGGTCATCTCCGGCGTGCTGCTGGCCGCGGGCTTCGTGGTGGAGCACTTCGCGCTGGCGCCTCAGCTGGTGGCCACGGTGCTCTGGGCGCTGTCCATGGCGAGCGGCGGCTTCTTCGCCATCCGGGGCTCGGTGCAGTCCATCGCGCAGCTGCGCATCGACATCGAGACGATGATGGTCGTGGCGGCGCTGGGCGCGGCGGTGCTCGGCGCCTGGTTCGAGGGCGCGTTCCTGCTCTTCCTCTTCAGCGCGGGCCACGCGCTGGAGCACCGGGCCATGGAGAAGGCGCGCCGCTCCATCGAAGCGCTGGGCCAGCTGCGTCCGGAGGTGGCGCGCGTGCGCCGGGGCTCGGAGGTGGTGGAGGTGCCGGTGGCGGACGTGAAGCGCGGTGAGCGCATCGTCGTGCGCCCGGGCGACCGCGTCCCGCTGGACGGCGTCATCCTCGAAGGCAAGAGCTCCCTGGACCAGGCGGCCATCACCGGCGAGTCCATGCCGGTGGCGCGCAAGCCGGGTGACGAGGTGTTCTCCGGCACCATCAACTGCGAGGCGGCGCTGGAGGTGGAGGTGACGCGCCTGTCGTCGGAGTCCGTGCTGGCGCGCGTGGTGGACATGGTGGCGCAGGCGGAGGCGCAGAAGGGCAAGCGGCAGCGCTTCGCCCAGCGCCTGGAGCGCACGGTGGCGCCGCTCGTGATGGCGTCCGCGGTGGTGTTCCCGGTGGTGCTGGTGCTGACGGGCACGCCGATGAAGGAAGCGGTGCTGCGCGCGGTGGGGCTGCTGGTGGCCGCGTCGCCGTGCGCGCTCGCCATCTCCACGCCGTCCGCCGTGCTCTCCGCGGTGGCGTCCGCCGCGCGCGGGGGCGTGCTGATCAAAGGCGGCATCTACCTGGAGCTCTTGAGCGGCATCCGCGCCATCGCCTTCGACAAGACGGGCACGCTCACCGTGGGCCGCCCCCGGCTGCTCAGCACGTGGGCCGCGCCGGGCGTGACGCGCGAGGAGCTCTTGGGCACCGCCGCGGGCGTGGAGGCCCTGTCCGCGCATCCGCTGGCCAAGGCAGTGGTGGACGGCGCCGCGGCGTCGCGCATCGCCGTGCCCGCGGGCCGCGACCTGGAGGCCATCCACGGCCAGGGCATCCGCGCGAAGGTGGGCGACGACGCGGTGGAGGTGGGCAGCACGGCCCTCTTCGCGGGCGAGGCGATTCCCGAGGAGGTCACCGCCGAGGTGGCGCGGCTGGAGGCGGCGGGCCAGACGACGATGGTGGTGCGCCGCGCGGGCCGCTACCTGGGCGTGCTGGGCGTGGCGGACACGCTGCGCGGCGGCGCCCGGCAGGTGGTGCAGGCGCTGAAGGAGGGCGGCATCGAGCGCACGGTGATGCTGTCCGGCGACAACGCGCTCGTGGCGCGCTCCATCGCGCAGCAGGTGGGCCTGGATGAGGCGAAGGCGCCGCTGATGCCCGCGGACAAGGTGACGGCGGTGAAGGAGCTGGGCCGCACGCACCCGGTGGCCATGGTGGGCGACGGCGTCAACGACGCGCCCGCGCTCGCCGCCGCCGCGGTGGGCGTGGCCATGGGTGGCGCCGGCAGCGACGCGGCGCTGGAGACGGCGGACGTGGTGCTGATGAGCGACGACCTGGCGAAGCTGCCCTTCGCGCTGGAGCTGTCCAAGCGCGCCACGGCCGTGATGAAGCAGAACCTGGTCATCGCGCTGGGCGTGAGCGCGGTGCTCGTGGTGGCCGCCGTGCTGGGCCTCACGCGCATCAGCCAGGCCGTGGTGCTCCACGAGGGCAGCACGCTGCTCGTCGTCTTCAACGGCCTGCGCCTGCTCGCCTTCCGGCCGAAGACGCCCGCCTCACCGCCCCAGCCCGCCACGGGCCCGCAGCCCGCCGCCGGTTAG
- a CDS encoding L-serine ammonia-lyase produces MPVSVFDLFKIGIGPSSSHTVGPMRAARTFVVGLSDAGLLERVTRLKVELFGSLGATGKGHGSDKAVLLGLRGDTPEDVDVEKVPAIVAHWRAEGRVSLLQRLVLPFRDGEHLVMHKRKVLPYHPNGMRFTAFGEGGETLACRIYYSVGGGFVVDENAAAGADPLRAESASVPLPFKSAEELLKHCEREKQPISTVMLRNELTSRSEEDIRAGLLRIWAVMQACVTRGCTTPGILPGGLKVERRAAAMYQRLISRPEAGLTNPLTVLDWVNLYALAVNEENAAGGRVVTAPTNGAAGIIPAVLHYYWRFVPGANADGVVRFLLTAGAIGSLYKENASISGAEVGCQGEVGSACSMAAGGLAEVLGGTPLQVENAAEIAMEHNLGLTCDPIGGLVQVPCIERNAMASVKAINAVRMALSGDGKHFVSLDKVIKTMRDTGRDMKDKYKETARGGLAVNVLEVANLSVGLPEC; encoded by the coding sequence ATGCCTGTCAGCGTCTTCGACCTCTTCAAGATTGGAATTGGACCCTCCAGCTCGCACACGGTGGGGCCCATGCGCGCGGCCCGCACGTTCGTGGTGGGGCTGTCGGACGCGGGGCTCCTGGAGCGCGTGACGCGGCTCAAGGTGGAGCTGTTCGGTTCGCTGGGCGCGACGGGCAAGGGGCACGGCAGCGACAAGGCGGTGCTGCTGGGCCTGCGCGGCGACACGCCCGAGGACGTGGACGTGGAGAAGGTGCCAGCCATCGTCGCGCACTGGCGCGCGGAGGGGCGCGTGTCGCTGCTCCAGCGGCTGGTGCTCCCCTTCCGCGACGGCGAGCACCTGGTGATGCACAAGCGCAAGGTGCTGCCCTACCACCCCAACGGCATGCGCTTCACCGCGTTCGGAGAGGGCGGGGAGACGCTGGCCTGCCGCATCTACTACTCGGTGGGCGGCGGCTTCGTGGTGGACGAAAACGCGGCGGCGGGCGCGGATCCGCTGCGCGCGGAGAGCGCGTCGGTGCCGCTGCCGTTCAAGTCCGCGGAGGAGCTGCTCAAGCACTGCGAGCGGGAGAAGCAGCCCATCAGCACGGTGATGCTGCGCAACGAGCTGACGTCGCGGAGCGAGGAGGACATCCGCGCGGGGCTCCTGCGCATCTGGGCGGTGATGCAGGCGTGCGTGACGCGCGGCTGCACCACGCCCGGCATCCTCCCCGGCGGGTTGAAGGTGGAGCGGCGCGCGGCGGCGATGTACCAGCGGCTCATCAGCCGGCCGGAGGCGGGGCTCACCAATCCATTGACGGTGCTGGACTGGGTGAACCTGTACGCGCTCGCGGTGAACGAGGAGAACGCGGCGGGCGGGCGCGTCGTCACCGCGCCCACCAACGGCGCGGCGGGCATCATCCCGGCGGTGCTGCACTACTACTGGCGCTTCGTGCCGGGGGCGAACGCGGACGGCGTGGTGCGCTTCCTCCTCACGGCGGGGGCCATTGGGTCGCTCTACAAGGAGAACGCGTCCATCAGCGGCGCGGAGGTGGGCTGCCAGGGTGAGGTGGGCAGCGCGTGCTCCATGGCGGCGGGAGGGCTCGCGGAGGTGCTGGGCGGCACGCCGCTGCAGGTGGAGAACGCGGCGGAGATCGCCATGGAGCACAACCTGGGGCTCACCTGCGACCCGATTGGCGGACTGGTGCAGGTGCCCTGCATCGAGCGCAACGCGATGGCGTCCGTGAAGGCCATCAACGCCGTGCGCATGGCGCTGTCCGGCGACGGGAAGCACTTCGTCAGCCTGGACAAGGTCATCAAGACGATGCGCGACACCGGCCGCGACATGAAGGACAAGTACAAGGAGACCGCGCGCGGCGGCCTCGCGGTCAACGTCCTGGAGGTCGCGAACCTCAGCGTCGGCCTGCCGGAGTGCTGA
- a CDS encoding IS1182-like element ISCoco1 family transposase, giving the protein MAGRRRSRVRVLRPKRTQVLAARTYEQLVDPGHPVRAVWAAVEALDMSDFERAIRSRPHHAGRSAVDPRLLLALWVYGQMEGLSSAHAIAARLRTDVAYWWLCGGVSVSAHTLSSFMTHSGPAFRALLGKLLDDLCSRGAVHRPRRLAQDGTRVRASAGAASFHRKATLRKRAAEAAAAGPCRQGASTKARAARERARADLQARAALALAALPAAARRKKRAKGVAHGEPRASLTDPQAQVMRMPDGGFRPAYNAQAVSDVESRLALAGRVTDEGADSAQLLPMVHWVARVLGLKPEAWLVDGAYRNLKVFSALESQGIRVFSPLPARKNLLPQEERSGGRRGDPINAWRARMQTPAGKRTYAQRAPTAELLNAQVKERQGLRRLHVRGRKRAEAAWLLSLVAHNLLLAIAQGWLDESEGPFFLTP; this is encoded by the coding sequence ATGGCGGGGCGCAGACGGTCGCGAGTGCGCGTGCTCCGGCCGAAACGGACGCAGGTGCTGGCGGCGCGGACCTACGAGCAGTTGGTTGACCCAGGTCATCCGGTGCGCGCCGTCTGGGCGGCTGTCGAAGCGCTGGACATGTCGGACTTCGAGCGCGCCATCCGTTCGCGTCCACATCACGCGGGTCGTTCGGCGGTGGACCCTCGGCTGCTGCTGGCGCTGTGGGTGTATGGGCAGATGGAGGGCCTCTCCAGTGCTCACGCCATTGCGGCCAGGCTGCGTACGGACGTTGCGTATTGGTGGTTGTGCGGCGGCGTCAGCGTGTCGGCGCATACGCTGTCTTCCTTCATGACGCATTCAGGCCCTGCCTTCCGGGCGTTGCTGGGCAAGCTGCTGGATGACCTGTGCAGCCGCGGCGCCGTACACCGGCCACGGCGACTTGCGCAGGACGGCACGCGTGTGCGTGCCTCCGCAGGGGCTGCCTCTTTCCACCGCAAGGCCACCCTGCGGAAGCGGGCAGCGGAGGCGGCTGCCGCCGGCCCGTGCCGGCAGGGCGCGAGCACCAAGGCACGTGCAGCACGGGAACGCGCTCGGGCCGATTTACAGGCCCGGGCGGCACTCGCGCTCGCTGCATTGCCGGCAGCAGCACGGCGTAAGAAACGTGCGAAGGGGGTCGCTCATGGCGAACCCCGAGCCTCTCTCACCGACCCACAGGCCCAGGTGATGCGCATGCCAGACGGCGGCTTCCGTCCCGCCTACAACGCGCAGGCGGTCTCGGACGTCGAGAGCAGGTTGGCATTGGCCGGTCGTGTCACCGATGAAGGGGCGGACTCAGCACAGCTGCTCCCGATGGTGCACTGGGTCGCCCGCGTCCTGGGACTCAAGCCCGAAGCCTGGTTGGTGGACGGGGCCTATCGGAATCTCAAGGTCTTCTCCGCGCTCGAGTCACAGGGCATTCGTGTCTTTTCTCCCTTACCGGCGCGCAAGAACCTGCTTCCACAGGAGGAGCGGAGCGGGGGCCGACGAGGCGACCCTATCAATGCGTGGCGTGCGCGGATGCAGACACCCGCAGGCAAGCGCACCTACGCCCAGCGCGCACCGACGGCGGAGTTGCTCAACGCGCAGGTCAAGGAGCGACAAGGACTGCGCAGGCTTCACGTACGAGGTCGCAAGCGAGCCGAAGCTGCGTGGTTGCTCTCACTCGTCGCCCACAACCTCCTGCTCGCCATCGCGCAAGGCTGGCTCGACGAGTCTGAAGGCCCATTTTTTCTCACGCCCTGA
- a CDS encoding protein kinase domain-containing protein: MANRHDRDDGPSAPGSAPRVSTSRETYGTGRGSAPATGRGGAEASAPSRGTGGGESQRLSSRQVGRFVPLKVLGQGGMGVVYAAYDPDLDRKVALKLLRVKGGHEDLEQGRARLLREAQAMARISHPNVIPVFEVGQWDHQVYVAMALVDGGTLRDWTKAKPRTWQDLLDKYLAAGRGLEAAHAAGLVHRDFKPANVLVGKDGRVYVTDFGLARPMGEAEDDDEDGERTRPVGDDSPLNSQLTQAGLVMGTPAYMSPEQFRGELLDSRSDQFSFCAALYRALYGIRPFDPDELSRVASQLRPQAGVDDGPGVTGAAAVQVLPPSPIVEPPRDSKVPAWVRRALMKGLSLEPRDRFRSMAELLTVLGQRERRALLQRRAGAAVAATVVLGVAGGVAWSRSQVCEGAPALVAERWGADAREKVKQSFLATKSPVAQDMARRVGEVLDGYGAEWAKQHTAACEDTRVREVQTEELLSQRFVCLERRRKDLGALVATLQTADVALVDKSLDAAYALPSPGDCADVESLTELQPRPADPAKRAELEELEGTLADVKARVDLSRMPKALELAKAAEARVLATGYLPLMAELRFHLGWAQAVLGDKAAGGAVLEQAVYDAEAGRADRLAVAVMNKLLFVDGEQEQFALAQRWGRLGEATLKRVGGDAVLESDLKVNAANLALMQDHPDDALKLLEQASGLLATALPEGHPKRARVTFTLGRTLLETGKSAQAVTVLKDALAQTEKAMGPVHLDTARRHQALSMALREQRDFTGALEHARVSVSLHRTLLGNQSVKLAEALDEEGMSLLALKRYEDALRDYEEARKVKEAKLGPEDELVYYSLDGVGQAQLGLGRTRDAIATLKQALSFKDVQEDSLGESGFALAQALWTEGDEVEARDAASQALARFRSAGRTAQSKEVEAWLSARPAPVVKAVPVSAGRGGKRRR, encoded by the coding sequence ATGGCGAACCGGCATGACAGGGACGATGGGCCTTCCGCGCCCGGCTCCGCGCCGCGCGTTTCGACGTCGCGAGAAACTTACGGTACGGGCCGAGGCAGCGCGCCCGCGACGGGGCGGGGTGGGGCGGAGGCCTCGGCGCCCTCGCGGGGGACGGGGGGCGGCGAGTCGCAGCGGCTGTCCTCGCGGCAGGTGGGCCGGTTCGTCCCGCTGAAGGTGCTGGGGCAGGGGGGCATGGGGGTGGTGTACGCCGCCTATGACCCGGACCTGGACCGCAAGGTGGCGCTGAAGCTCCTGCGGGTGAAGGGCGGCCATGAGGACCTGGAGCAGGGGCGGGCGCGGCTCTTGCGCGAGGCACAGGCCATGGCGCGCATCTCCCATCCCAACGTCATCCCCGTCTTCGAGGTGGGGCAGTGGGATCATCAGGTCTACGTGGCGATGGCGCTGGTGGACGGCGGCACGCTGCGCGACTGGACGAAGGCGAAGCCCCGGACGTGGCAGGACCTGCTGGACAAGTACCTGGCGGCGGGTCGGGGCCTGGAGGCGGCGCACGCGGCGGGGCTGGTGCACCGGGACTTCAAGCCGGCCAACGTGCTGGTGGGCAAGGACGGGCGCGTCTACGTCACGGACTTCGGGCTGGCGCGGCCCATGGGCGAGGCGGAGGACGACGACGAGGACGGCGAGCGCACGCGGCCGGTGGGCGATGACTCGCCGTTGAACTCGCAGCTCACGCAGGCGGGCCTGGTGATGGGCACGCCCGCGTACATGTCCCCGGAGCAGTTCCGGGGCGAGCTGCTGGACTCGCGGTCGGATCAATTCAGCTTCTGCGCGGCGCTGTACCGCGCGCTGTACGGCATCCGCCCGTTCGACCCGGACGAGCTGTCGCGGGTGGCGTCCCAGCTGCGGCCCCAGGCCGGGGTGGATGACGGGCCCGGCGTGACGGGCGCCGCGGCGGTGCAGGTGCTGCCGCCGTCGCCCATCGTGGAGCCGCCGCGCGACTCGAAGGTGCCGGCGTGGGTGCGCCGCGCGCTGATGAAGGGGCTGTCGCTGGAGCCTCGCGACCGGTTCCGCTCCATGGCGGAGCTGTTGACGGTGCTGGGCCAGCGGGAGCGGCGGGCCCTGCTCCAGCGCCGCGCGGGAGCGGCGGTGGCGGCCACGGTGGTGCTGGGCGTGGCGGGCGGGGTGGCGTGGTCGCGCTCGCAGGTGTGCGAGGGGGCGCCAGCCCTGGTGGCGGAGCGCTGGGGGGCGGACGCGCGCGAGAAGGTGAAGCAGTCGTTCCTCGCGACGAAGAGCCCGGTGGCGCAGGACATGGCGCGCCGGGTGGGCGAGGTGCTGGACGGCTACGGCGCGGAGTGGGCGAAGCAGCACACGGCGGCGTGCGAGGACACGCGCGTGCGCGAGGTGCAGACGGAGGAGCTGCTGTCCCAGCGCTTCGTGTGCCTGGAGCGGCGGCGCAAGGACCTGGGCGCGCTGGTGGCCACGCTGCAGACGGCGGACGTGGCGCTGGTGGACAAGTCGCTGGACGCGGCGTACGCGCTGCCCTCGCCGGGGGACTGCGCGGACGTGGAGTCGCTGACGGAGCTGCAGCCGCGGCCCGCGGATCCCGCGAAGCGCGCGGAGCTGGAGGAGCTGGAGGGGACGCTGGCGGACGTGAAGGCCCGCGTGGACCTGAGCCGGATGCCCAAGGCGCTGGAGCTGGCGAAGGCCGCGGAGGCGCGCGTCCTGGCCACGGGCTACCTGCCGCTGATGGCGGAGCTGAGGTTCCACCTGGGCTGGGCGCAGGCGGTGCTGGGCGACAAGGCCGCGGGCGGCGCGGTGCTGGAGCAGGCCGTCTACGACGCGGAGGCCGGCAGGGCGGACCGGCTCGCGGTGGCGGTGATGAACAAGCTGCTCTTCGTGGACGGCGAGCAGGAGCAGTTCGCGCTCGCGCAGCGCTGGGGCCGGTTGGGTGAGGCGACGCTCAAGCGTGTGGGCGGCGACGCGGTGCTGGAGAGCGACCTGAAGGTGAACGCGGCCAACCTCGCGCTGATGCAGGACCACCCGGACGACGCGCTGAAGCTGCTGGAGCAGGCGTCGGGGCTGCTGGCGACGGCGCTGCCGGAGGGGCATCCCAAGCGGGCGCGAGTGACGTTCACGCTGGGGCGCACGCTGCTGGAGACGGGCAAGAGCGCGCAGGCGGTGACGGTGCTGAAGGACGCGCTCGCCCAGACGGAGAAGGCGATGGGGCCCGTGCACCTGGACACGGCGCGCCGGCATCAGGCGCTGTCCATGGCGCTGCGCGAGCAGCGGGACTTCACCGGGGCGCTGGAGCACGCGCGGGTGTCGGTGTCGCTGCACCGCACGCTGTTGGGGAACCAGAGCGTGAAGCTGGCGGAGGCGCTGGACGAGGAGGGCATGAGCCTGCTCGCGCTCAAGCGCTACGAGGACGCGCTGCGGGACTACGAGGAAGCGCGGAAGGTGAAGGAGGCGAAGCTGGGGCCAGAGGACGAGCTGGTCTACTACTCGCTGGATGGCGTGGGGCAGGCACAGCTGGGCCTGGGCCGCACGCGCGATGCGATTGCCACGCTGAAGCAGGCGCTGTCCTTCAAGGACGTGCAGGAGGACTCGCTGGGCGAGTCCGGCTTCGCGCTGGCACAGGCGCTGTGGACGGAGGGAGACGAGGTGGAGGCGCGCGACGCGGCGTCACAGGCGCTCGCGCGCTTCAGGTCCGCGGGGCGCACCGCGCAGTCGAAGGAGGTCGAGGCGTGGCTCTCCGCCCGGCCCGCCCCCGTGGTGAAGGCGGTGCCCGTGTCCGCCGGGCGCGGTGGCAAGCGCAGGCGGTAG
- a CDS encoding alginate lyase family protein — protein MTRNPRWLRSLVLGVVLGGAACGPEDATELALAQTESEATALPTAGGGIFITAAELTRARTRAAATAEPYAENARILKGRADGALTATPKPFRMTNISTITYHWCSPDTDGVDNSLADATSKFTDDGDRMRTLALQYAVSGDTKYAARAALFLKTWASQHTPVNMHDLHVDYAAAKLDGQTTDYCSNRPWNFALDGLFQAYGLINASDAYVLLKRNGYPLPAADDAAVREWLRKSAEAVNSSFQAWTRWADTHPSSSAFTRYRSDNHLSWGLAGLLAASVALQDSALAGYVLDGTSWTDRRNGAYANPSFIKDVINRAIESGTGTANEGRVYEEKILRDPPIGYSLFHLWAMSLVARNAEVNYARPGFWDYAGAGGGSIHKAYTRYAAFILGEHASPQASEGPPKDYRWLYEPGYAQWPEARLKSVIQVGTRNQYIVQSIGPVTLVVGEPL, from the coding sequence ATGACTCGGAATCCACGATGGCTGCGCAGCCTGGTGCTGGGCGTGGTGCTGGGCGGCGCGGCTTGCGGACCGGAGGACGCGACGGAGCTGGCGCTGGCCCAAACGGAGTCGGAGGCCACGGCGCTGCCCACGGCGGGCGGCGGCATCTTCATCACGGCCGCGGAGCTCACCCGCGCGCGGACGCGGGCCGCCGCCACGGCGGAGCCCTACGCGGAGAACGCGCGCATCCTGAAGGGCCGCGCGGATGGGGCGCTGACGGCGACGCCCAAGCCGTTCCGGATGACGAACATCTCCACCATCACGTACCACTGGTGCTCGCCGGACACGGACGGCGTGGACAACTCGCTGGCGGACGCGACGAGCAAGTTCACGGACGACGGCGACCGGATGCGCACGCTGGCGCTCCAGTACGCCGTCAGCGGGGACACGAAGTACGCAGCACGCGCGGCGCTGTTCCTGAAGACGTGGGCGTCGCAGCACACGCCCGTGAACATGCATGACCTGCACGTGGACTACGCGGCGGCGAAGCTGGATGGACAGACGACGGACTACTGCTCCAACCGCCCGTGGAACTTCGCGCTGGATGGCCTGTTCCAGGCGTACGGCCTCATCAACGCCAGCGACGCGTACGTGCTGCTCAAGCGCAACGGTTACCCGCTCCCGGCCGCGGACGACGCCGCCGTGCGCGAGTGGCTGCGCAAGTCGGCGGAGGCGGTCAACTCCAGCTTCCAGGCCTGGACGCGCTGGGCGGACACGCACCCCAGCTCCAGCGCCTTCACCCGCTACCGCTCCGACAACCACCTCTCCTGGGGCCTGGCGGGCCTCCTGGCTGCGTCCGTGGCGCTGCAGGACAGCGCGCTCGCGGGCTACGTGCTGGACGGCACGTCGTGGACGGACCGCCGCAACGGCGCGTACGCGAACCCGTCCTTCATCAAGGACGTCATCAACCGCGCCATCGAGTCCGGCACGGGCACCGCCAACGAGGGCCGCGTCTACGAGGAGAAGATCCTCCGCGACCCGCCCATCGGCTACTCGCTGTTCCACCTGTGGGCCATGTCGCTCGTCGCGCGCAACGCGGAGGTGAACTACGCGCGGCCGGGCTTCTGGGACTACGCGGGCGCGGGCGGCGGCAGCATCCACAAGGCCTACACGCGCTACGCGGCCTTCATCCTGGGCGAGCACGCCTCGCCCCAGGCCTCCGAGGGCCCGCCGAAGGACTACCGGTGGCTGTACGAGCCAGGTTACGCGCAGTGGCCGGAGGCGCGGCTGAAGAGCGTCATCCAGGTGGGCACGCGCAACCAGTACATCGTCCAGAGCATCGGCCCCGTCACGCTGGTGGTGGGCGAGCCGCTGTAG
- a CDS encoding glycoside hydrolase family 6 protein: protein MRTPRSVRRLSLSFLPLFALAACGPAEPVTPDAPALTAQEAALTELLTNGSFSSGSVAPWWNNASTQSSVESGLWRVDVAANTANPWDAIVGQSGLTLTAGKTYTLAFTARASATITAQATVQQEVAPYTSTLTRSFTLDGTSRRFSFPFTSSLSTGQGQVTFQLGGRANAVTVRLDDISLTTESGTGSGPVAMTSGFYVDPNSNPAVWVRNNSGDGRASRINASIASKPMARWFGNWNGNIAQDVSNFVAAADAADKLPVLVAYNIPGRDCGSHSGGGAGSADAYRAWISAFATAIGNRPAVVIVEPDGVAQLDCLPNDTERATRLSLIRYASEQLRDRAPNTWTYLDGGNASWIAADTMAQRLESAGVRNVRGFSLNVSNFYPTAQSTTYGNAVNAALNSRYGYTRQYVIDTSRNGNGSNGEWCNPAGRKLGVTSQTGGGAEMLLWVKTPGDSDGQCGIAPGTPAGQFSPDIANRLIDGT from the coding sequence ATGCGTACCCCTCGTTCCGTGCGTCGGCTGTCGCTGTCGTTCCTCCCGCTGTTCGCGCTCGCGGCCTGTGGCCCGGCCGAGCCCGTCACTCCTGACGCTCCCGCACTCACCGCGCAGGAGGCGGCGCTCACCGAGCTGCTCACCAACGGCTCCTTCAGCTCCGGCTCGGTGGCGCCGTGGTGGAACAACGCCAGCACGCAGTCGTCCGTGGAGAGCGGGCTGTGGCGCGTGGACGTGGCGGCGAACACCGCCAACCCGTGGGACGCCATCGTGGGACAGAGCGGCCTGACGCTCACCGCCGGGAAGACATACACGCTGGCCTTCACGGCCCGGGCCTCCGCGACCATCACCGCGCAGGCCACCGTGCAGCAGGAGGTGGCGCCGTACACGTCCACGCTCACGCGGTCCTTCACGCTGGACGGCACGTCGCGGCGCTTCTCGTTCCCGTTCACGTCCTCGCTGTCCACGGGCCAGGGGCAGGTGACGTTCCAGCTGGGCGGCCGCGCCAACGCCGTCACCGTGCGGCTGGATGACATCTCGCTCACCACGGAGAGCGGCACCGGCTCCGGCCCGGTGGCGATGACGAGCGGCTTCTACGTGGACCCCAACTCCAACCCCGCGGTGTGGGTGCGCAACAACAGCGGTGACGGCCGCGCGTCGCGCATCAACGCGTCCATCGCCTCGAAGCCGATGGCGCGCTGGTTCGGCAACTGGAACGGCAACATCGCCCAGGATGTGTCCAACTTCGTGGCGGCGGCGGACGCGGCGGACAAGCTGCCCGTGCTGGTGGCCTACAACATCCCCGGCCGCGACTGCGGCAGCCACTCCGGCGGCGGAGCGGGCAGCGCGGACGCGTACCGCGCCTGGATCTCCGCGTTCGCGACGGCCATCGGCAACCGGCCGGCGGTGGTCATCGTGGAGCCGGACGGCGTCGCGCAGCTGGACTGCCTGCCCAACGACACGGAGCGCGCCACGCGGTTGAGCCTGATCCGCTACGCCTCCGAGCAGCTGCGCGACCGCGCTCCCAACACCTGGACGTACCTGGACGGTGGCAACGCGAGCTGGATCGCCGCCGACACCATGGCGCAGCGGCTGGAGTCCGCGGGCGTGCGCAACGTGCGCGGCTTCTCTCTCAACGTCTCCAACTTCTACCCCACCGCGCAGTCCACCACGTACGGCAACGCGGTGAACGCCGCGCTGAACAGCCGCTATGGCTACACGCGGCAGTACGTCATCGACACCAGCCGCAATGGCAACGGCTCCAACGGCGAGTGGTGCAACCCCGCTGGCCGCAAGCTGGGCGTGACGTCCCAGACGGGCGGCGGCGCGGAGATGCTCCTGTGGGTGAAGACGCCGGGAGACTCGGATGGCCAGTGCGGCATCGCCCCGGGCACGCCCGCCGGACAGTTCAGCCCGGACATCGCGAACCGCCTCATCGACGGCACCTGA